A stretch of Dermochelys coriacea isolate rDerCor1 chromosome 6, rDerCor1.pri.v4, whole genome shotgun sequence DNA encodes these proteins:
- the C6H11orf96 gene encoding uncharacterized protein C11orf96 homolog — protein MAAKQAELMGICSSYQAVMPHFVCIAEEYPQPIRPTKIPKGKLRRPRQSRFKTQPVTFDEIQEVEEEGVSPMEEEKAKKSFLQSLECLRRSTQNLSLQREKLSSCKLRNSLDSSDSDSAL, from the coding sequence ATGGCAGCCAAGCAAGCCGAGCTCATGGGCATCTGCTCCAGCTACCAAGCGGTCATGCCTCATTTCGTGTGCATCGCCGAGGAATACCCCCAGCCCATCCGCCCCACCAAGATCCCCAAGGGCAAGCTGAGGAGACCGCGACAGTCCCGCTTCAAGACCCAGCCGGTGACTTTCGATGAGatccaggaggtggaggaggaaggggtctcccccatggaggaggagaaagccaAGAAATCCTTCCTGCAGTCCCTCGAGTGCCTGAGGAGGAGCACCCAGAACCTGAGCCTGCAGCGGGAGAAGCTCAGCAGCTGCAAGCTGCGGAACAGTTTGGACTCGAGTGACTCTGACTCTGCCCTGTGA